Within the Flavobacterium sp. CG_23.5 genome, the region GGTTACTTTTTCAATATTGGTAGAAACGGCAACAAAATGCTTGGCTACATCTTCTTGATTCGCTGATTGTAAAAACCATTTTCTAATCGTTTCAGAATTAGTTAATGTTTCTTGAGTAGTAAATGTTTTGGAAACAATAACAAACAGCGTAGTTTCAGGATTTAATTTTTTTATAATTTCATTCACATGATCGCCATCAACATTCGATACAAAATGAACGTTTAAATGATTTTTGTAGAATTGTAATGCTTCAACTGCCATTGCAGGTCCTAAATCTGAACCACCAATGCCTATATTTACAACATTTGTAAAAGGTTTACCTGTATAGCCGACTCTTTGGCCAGAGACAACTTCATTGGTAAATGATTTTATTTTATTTTTTACTTCGTAAATTTCAGGAACCACATTTAGACCGTCAACTTTTATAATAGCTGATTTTTTAGCCCTTAAAGCTGTGTGAAGGACCGCTCTGTTTTCAGTCTGGTTTATAATTTCACCATCAAAATACTCGTTTATGGCACTTTTAAGTCCTACTTCTTCTGCCAAGTCAAGCAATAATGCAATCGTTTCCTCATTGATTATATTTTTCGAATAATCAATTAAAAAATCATTCCATTTTAAATTGAATTTTTCTGTTCTTGAAGCATCTGATTGAAACATTTCTTGCATGGAAGCTGTTTGCATTTCATTATAATGCAATTCAAGTTTCTTCCAAGCTATGGTTTCTGTTGGGTTTATTGTATTTAAAGCCATTTATATTTGGATTGTAGTTGTATTTAATTTTTGGCAAAAATACTGAAATTAGTTTTAATGAAAAACGGGTTTACAATTATATAACAATTTAGAATAATTTTGCCAAATAAGTGAAGTTCGAAATTGACTGAAAGTAATCTCAATAGAATAAAGAAAGGCCATTAAATCAAATTACAAATTAGAAACACTGTCTAATTCCCATTTTAAAGGAGCAATTGTCTTTAAAAAACGGCTTTTGTTTCCGCCGCTCATAGGTTCCCCATTAGGCAACTTAAGCCTTAAAGCATCCACTTGAACGCCATTTTTCCAAAAACGATAGCATACATGAGGACCTGTCGCCAAGCCGGTGCTACCCACTCGCCCTATTACTTGACCTTGATTGACATGTTGACCACGTCTCACCAAAATTCTCGACATGTGCAAGTATTGTGTGGAATAGGTCCCATTGTGTTTTACTTTGACAAAATTCCCATTACCCGCCGTAAAACCAGTTTGTTCAACTGTTCCCGCAGCAGTGGTAGAAATAGGTGTTCCGTATGGTGCCGCATAATCCGTACCTTTATGTGCTTTCCACCTATGTTGCACAGGATGGAATCGATTAGTTGAAAACCGAGAGGAAATTCTACTGAATTTAATAGGCGTTTTAAGAAAGAAATTCTTTAAAGTCTTGCCTTCTTCATCATAATACTCAATCTTACCTGAAGATGAATTTTGAGCATAAGGAAACGCATAAATAATTTTTCCTTTGTATTCAAAAAATGCTGCCTCTAGGTTCTCGACCCCATCATATATAGTGTCATTTATAAATCGTTCTTTGAATGTGATACCAAATCGGTCCCCTTTTTTAAGTTTAAAAAAATCAATAGACCAAGCAAAAATTTTAGAAATTTTGCTAGCCATTGAACCTTCTACCTTGGCATTCTCAAGAGTCTCGGATAAGGATCCCTTTAATAAACCTCCTATTGTGCGGCTTTTAAACGTCAGCGGATATGTTTTTTTATAGGCAACAATGGCTGTATCTCGTAAATCAACAACGTAATAA harbors:
- a CDS encoding M23 family metallopeptidase codes for the protein MKKVLIIIIVLFSLVSCKKTEVTFDDEIVKPVSKKVEFGFKYSDFNVIKDTIKKGDSFSTILQNQNIGNRKVFDIAKKVKDSFDVKTIRINRPYTLLRSKNKTNKLLVFIYQPDVMHYYVVDLRDTAIVAYKKTYPLTFKSRTIGGLLKGSLSETLENAKVEGSMASKISKIFAWSIDFFKLKKGDRFGITFKERFINDTIYDGVENLEAAFFEYKGKIIYAFPYAQNSSSGKIEYYDEEGKTLKNFFLKTPIKFSRISSRFSTNRFHPVQHRWKAHKGTDYAAPYGTPISTTAAGTVEQTGFTAGNGNFVKVKHNGTYSTQYLHMSRILVRRGQHVNQGQVIGRVGSTGLATGPHVCYRFWKNGVQVDALRLKLPNGEPMSGGNKSRFLKTIAPLKWELDSVSNL